The DNA region cgAACATGACATTTGATGCCTGAGCCATAACCCCGTTTCAACTCAAACGCTTACATTTACAGATGGAATCGAATATGTGATCTGTTGGTCTCTTAAACCAACTCTTATCATTAGACTATCttgataagttaattaattattacacttttgaaaacaaaataataattaaaattttcaattattctcTTACTTCTTAAATTAGGCCCGGACCTGATGTGTAATAAGTGAGACAATTACCTCATgcccaaatatttttgggatgcccaaatatttttgggataccaaaatcttcaaaaaaataaaattataatgatatctTAATgggcttatttttaaaaagcccataaataataattgataacctatcaatgataaactctaacttaatttgtatccaaaaaaataaaaataaaaaacactatatTATTTGGAGAAAAGAATCACACGTTTcccatttatcaacaaaatcaaggaaaaaaataaaataagaacaagcattatggaaaaagaaaaggaaacactTCTCCCAAGCCCGTCGTCGACCCTCTAGCTTGCTAGAATCGGAGCAGAAAACTCGGTCGTCTCCTTCCCCAAGCTCTTGGGCCTTTTTCGCTCGTTCCAGCCTTGTTTCTCGGCACTGCGTCACTGCCCACTAGAGTTCTTCCTCCGATTTCGGTGAGATTTTAGTtcgatttacttgattattttttgttgttgaggACTTGTCTGGTGGAATGGTGGATTCACAATCTGTATCTTGCATTATTGCATAGCGGAAGTGCAACATTGTGGTTAATCATAGATTCATAGAATGCTggttaatctataaatttttaatacagATTAGCATTTAGAGTTTTATCAAGCATGCCTCCTATAAGAAAACAATTGTCTGGggcagaaaaaagaaagaaaaaacaaaaggaaGATGCTTTAATTCAAAGTCAAGTAGGAAGCCTTAATAAGTATTTCACAAGCGATAAAATAGTAGAGCAAGTGAACCAGAATGACATCGATGATAAGTTGAATGATCGGGAACATGGTGAATTGAATGAACTTCGCAATTAAGACCCAAAATAGTCTGAAAATGAGAACGATGTAAGTATGCCTAAAAGTGACACTGatggagatataaatcaaaagatTTTGTTTCCTTTAAATGTTGATGATCCAGGAAATTGGGACAAAATGCAAAATATTAGGGACTTTTTGGTTGAAAGAGGTCCTAAAAGAtatgatgatattttgtttcCTCTTGATAACATTGGAAGACATTTCAATCCATCACATTATAAGAGACAATTGACAAATGGTGAGAAAAGTGACAGAAGATGGTTAGCGTACTCTATTTCTATGGACAAGATCTTCTGTTTTTGTTGCAAGTTATTCAAAACTCAGAGAACCATGGCGAAACTTGGTTATCTGGCTGACGAATGATACAAATATTGTAAGAATATCAGCCGATGCCTCAATCTTCATGAAACTAGTAAAGATCATATTGATTGCATGACTAGTTGGATTGAATTAGAAATAATActtcaaaagaaaaagacaatTGATGAAAGTGTGCAAGTAGCAATTAACAAAGAGAGAGAACATTGGAAACAAATATTGAAGAGAATAATTGCAGTTGTGCAAAGAATTGCGAAAAATAACTTGGCACTTCGAGGAGATTGTGAAAAGCTTTATGTTGAGAATAATGGAATCTTTTTGCAGTTAATTGAAATGATTGCCGAATTTGATCCAATAATGGAGGAACATCTTCGGCGTGTTCAAGAACGACAGATTCATTACACTTATCTTGGACCCAAAATCCAAAATGAATTGATACAGATGTTGGCAGCTGAAGTAAGAAGTTTAATTGTTGCAAAAAAATAAGCATACAAAGTATTTCACTGTGATACTTGATTGCACTCCAGATGCAAGTCACGAGGAACAGATGTCCCTTGTAATTAGATGTGTGGATGATTCAAAAAATGCAATAGTGGTTGAAGAATTTTGGATTGGATTTTTGAAAGTTAATGAAACTTCTGGGCTTGGGCTTTTTATAgagcttaaaaatattttgagcaaTCTCGAACTTGCGATTGACGATATAAGAGGTCAAGGATATGACAATGGATCTAATATGAAAGGCAAGCACAAGGGTGTACAAAATAGATTACTTGAAATTAATCCCAGAGCTTTTTACACTCTATGTGGATGCCACAGTCTTAATCTCACACTATGTGATATGGTAAATTGTTGTCCTAAAGCGATGTCCTTTTTTTGGTGTTATACAACgcatatattcattattctcTTCTTTTACCAAGCGGTGGAAAATCTTCAAAGATCATGTACAAGGTCTTACGGTCAAGCCATTATCACAAACACGATGAGAAAACCATGTTGAAAGTGTGAAGCCCATAAAAGACCAGACTTCAAAATACGAGATGCTTTAATTGATTTGACAAACACTTCTTATGACTCAAAAATAAAGAGTGAAGCTGAGGGCTTGACATCATTTgaacttgagaattttgaatttCTAACCGGAATGATAATTTGGTACAAGTTATTATATGAGATTAACATTGTCAGTAAGTTTCTCCAATCAGAAAAAATGGATATTGATGTTGCTATCGGACAGTTAAAGGGGCTTATTTCTTTTCTCCAAGAGTTTAGAGAATCTGGATTTGATCAAGCCTTGGTTGAAGCCGAACATATTGCAAGTGAAATGGGAATTGAACATATTTTTCGAGAAAAACGTATCATTCAGAGAAAGAGACAATTTGATGATATCAACAGTGAAGAGGTAACTCAATCTCATAAAGAATCTTTTCGAGTTAAttacttcttatttataattgatcaagTTCTTTATTCACTTCAAACTCGTTTTGAGCAATTTCAAAAGTACAAAGAAACCTTTggattttatttagtttggaaAAGTTGAATtctattgatgatgatggtctcTTGAGCTCATGTGtcaattttcaaaattctttaacacaTGATGGACACTCCGATGTTGATGGATCAGATTTATTTCTAAAACTAAAGTTGTTAAGACATTCATTACCCGGAGAAGCAAAAAAAACGATTGATgtgctgaattatttgaaaacagtgGACGGTTGTTATCCAAATTCTTATATCGCATATCGAGTTTTGCTAACTATATCCGTTATTGTTGCATCTGCGGAAATGAGTTTTTCCAAATTGAAGTTGATTAAAATTTATCTTCGATCAACTATGTCGCAAGAAAAGACTAAATGAGTTAGCTATGTTATCtatcgagaaaaaaattattaagaaagtTGATTATGCAAACTTGATCAATACTTTCGCTTCAAAAAATGCGAGACGAGTAATATTCAAGTGACTATGTACTCGTTcagaacatgaattttatattttgtttgaatcttctttgtatttttagtatttacttatgacatattgttttgatgatattttatttctagaattcatgttacaaatactattatatttaaatcgataaaaatatatgtatgaatattaagcTTCGAGGGcaccaaatttaaaaattaaatttagtttaaagtataaatacatttaaattgataaataatatacaaaattatgtcATTCCAAagttatctaaaaaaaatatatcaattatatttcttttgaaatttcaCAAATATCTTTTTAGATTACACATTCTTTACTCACccaaaatcaatttcaaaaaatttgaaacCAAACCCTTAAATGTGACCATCCAAAGTTGaagtatattattttcaaataagatgAATAAAATCATTCAATCATTAAAGAAGATCACATGAACACCGCTTCCAATGCACCTATCTTAGCAAGAACAAGAAGTAATATCAACCACTCCATTTCTCTCAATCGTCACTCACTTCCGCTTTGCTGATTTCACACTTTCAATTCTTTCCGCCAGATGAATTGTCTTCGTTATCTTCCCGCGTAAGCATTCAATCCGATCAATTATTGTGTTCAGCACCATTATTGATATTCCAATTCCTGTTTATTTTCAGATCCCCTGCACTACCAGTTCACACCAGTTTCAAAGACTCCAAGAAAAGGTCACTATGTAATCCCAAACTACAGCCATTTCCTCTCTCGGTGCGTCTTTACGAAACTAATTAATTACCAGTTATCTCATTTCATATCGAACATTTGTATGTTTTTGAGATTCAGAATCATTCTCTTTTGCAGAAGATTCGAACGAGTACTATGGATTTCCATCAAACCGTTCGCACCAAGGtttattcatcattttttttatgacatTTGCTGCATATGATTCGAAATTTAGTTAAATACTTATCCTTACTTTCCTAATTTAGGCATTGTCGAGTTCTACATCCAGTAAAGATGTAGATGAAAATGATGTAGAGGAGGAAAAATCTGATGTATACAGTAATAACATGACTGAAGCTATGGGAGCTGGTAAGTTCTTTTAGCTATCAGGATAGGCTAGGACTTTTTGTAATGTTGAagaatattatgtatttattcaTGGAAAAAATGAGTAAACTGGTTGGCTTTGATCTTCCTATCCTATTATACTCTcattgtttgattatatttcaGAGTGTGTAGTTTCTGATTGTATGTCGTTTACTCGTTGAAGTATTTTTATGTACGGGATCCAAGCAAGTTAGAATGTATGATATCATAATAATTGTAGAAATTcaatgatttttgttttgatattcTATACATGATAGAATCCCCTAACATGCTAAGTTTGTTTAAGTGGAAGAATTCTGTTTCTAggaatgttttcaattcttttcTATTTGTATCTATTGAAAATTCTAATTCAATTTAAGTAGAAAATTCTCTTTGTTCCTCCACTCATACATTTCATATAAGGAGTTGGGGAAATTTCATGTGATTCAGTAAAGTAAGTAGAATACAAATTTCATTATTGCTAGATTGTCTATACGATTCAATGAAGAATGAGCCAATATTCTTAGGGCTTGAGCTCTCTTTTGCTTTGGatatatatctttatttcaGCTCATAGAAGATAAACTACTGCATTCATGTGCTTCAAGTGTGCAAACCTGCTTGTTTGTCATCTTACTAATTTTGACAGAATATCTTCTTGAAGCAAGTGTGTGAttttcttactattttttttctttgtgtGAAGAAGAAAAGTCTCACTCTTTTGTATGCATATATAGTTTGATGCTTGGTATATAGTGTTTACAAACCAATTATTGGCTGGACTTTGCTTAATGCTTATGTTGGGTGAACGCAGTCTTGACCTATAGGCATGAGCTGGGCATGAATTACAACTTTATACGACCAGACCTTATAGTAGGTTCATGCTTACAGGTGATTGTTTTCATTGTGTAGTTTGAGTTAATTAGTCAATTATTCCCTTTGAAACACattaatattgtttgtttatctGTAGACACCTGAAGATGTTGATAAGCTTCGGAGTATTGGAGTGAAAACTATCTTTTGCTTGCAACAAGATTCAGATCTTGAGTATCCAACAACTTATCATTTATTTCCATTCATGTAAAAATGCTTGCATCTCGCATCCATAACTCTTTTTAAATGCTTTTAATACAAGATGACCTTTttcaagaattttttttctagtttaaaTCCTTCACTGATGGTTCAGATATTTTAGTGTTGACATTGGTGCTATACGTGAATATGCTAAATCATGTGATGACATTGAACACTTGCGTGCTGAAATAAGGTCCGTCACACAATTATTCCTTTATAAGTTGTTGAACTTTTATTTCTTTACCTATAGTTCTTGAATTGTCTGACAAATGCCTTAGTCCAATGAATATTCCCTATATTATCTGCTAACCATCCTCTTGCTTAATATTCTCCATTGATTGTCTTGGATGATAATTATCTTTTTGTGAACaacttcaataaattaaaaatttccaTGTGATTTTCCACATGGATCTCCCTCAATTAAAAAAGCAAAGATGCAATGCAAAAAGCAAGTGCATACAAAAACAATACACTGGACAACCAAAAGAAAATTCTTCAAAAAGGTCAGAGACATAGAATTTTGACAATGAACAGTAACACTTTCCAGTTTTTGTGAAACAGAGAATGCCCAACCTAATACCTAGCCAGGATAAAACTATAGTTCAGTTCTCATTCCTTATATAGCAACCAGTTAACTAATGGAAATGACTATTTGTAAGTCTAGCTGAAGCTAtcttgtttatcaataataacatCTACTCTTCAGTACATATTTACTGGAAAACTAAGGATGGAGCAAACAGAAAATTCCTCCTATTggcttattttattatttcttctgTTCGAAGGAATCtatctaaatatattattcaagTCATATGTCTAGAAATCTAGTAGTAACATAGACTTAATATTACAGGGACTTTGATGGTTTTGATCTGCGTATGCGGCTTCCAGCTGTGGTTAGTAAGTTACATAAAGCCATCAACCGAAATGGAGGTATAGCTTACATACATTGCACAGCTGGTCTAGGAAGAGCTCCTGCAGTTGCGGTACATATTAAGTCACATAATTATTCTATTGTCTTTTATTCTTTAGTTAATGTAGAATTTGCAGAGGATGGAATATCATGATTTGTTCAGCTTTAATTGGTTTAGGTCTTTAAACAAGAAGTTGAACCATACCCTTTTGGATGATTCCTACTGCTCTAAATAATTTGCACATTTGACACCTTGTTTATAGGAGTTAACAAATTGATGAGTAAAATCAAGTCTTGACAACTGTCTTTTATGTTCTTTTTGTTTCTCTGTTCCAGGAAATAATGATTATGGATTCATTATGGGGATTGTTTCCTGCATTTCTTTAATGATATTTTCATTCAACAACACTCACACACTGTCTAATGtctattataatttgaaaatgtaaTATTTGTTCAATTTGGTGTTGGAAAACTTATTATTTTCCACAATACTTTGATGTTTGATTGTGTAGATGATATGAGCTAATGTGAAAACTACTCAAAATACAAAAAGATATCATTTGTTATTGTATGATTAGCTTGCTTCATTTTCAACTCTGTTCTAGGACCATATGATAGAGATGCTAAATAAGTTATATACATTTCAGTTTTAAAGTAGTTATGgtatatactttttaaatttgtactggataatttttttactaaaaaacaTTGTTGcgtattaaaaatgaaatagttagATCTACGTTTCATTGTAGGTATATTAAGAATGTTGATCACATATAGAAATAAAACTAAACAGAAACACATAAAGTATGGTATATGCTATTAAAATTTTGGACTAGAGAGTTAGTAcatttttttctgtttttcctTTCTCTTGGTTTAATCATTTTGGAAATTTATTGATTTTGCTCTTGTGAACGTTTTTCTAAATGATAGCTGGCTTACATGTTCTGGATCCAAGGATATAAGCTGAGTGAGGCACACAGCTTGCTGCTGGTACATTTATTCTCTTTTCCATTCTTGATATCTATTGAATGATGTATATACGAAATCGTTGTGGCGTTGAGTCTAAAATTAAGCCAATTCCTGGTAtttcaattttgtattttagtGATCTTCTTATAACTATCTATGCATAAATTGGAGtagtttttgtaattttattccTTTGTGTTGTTCTTGTCCTCTTATTTTATGGATTGTGAAGGAACCTCTTTTTCTATTTCATCACAAGAGTAATAAAGATAAGTAGTTCAAATGTGTTATAAATTGTTTGTCATCTTTTCCTTGGCAGAGCAAGCGATCATGCTTCCCAAAGTTGGATTCTATTAAAAGTGCCACTGCTGACATTGTGAGTTACCTTCTCCTTGAATGCCATTTATTTAAAGTACGGAACTTCTGATTAGTTAGTGTCAAATGTGAATGACTTTTAAATAGGTTAAAATTCAGTGTGACTAAACTGTAAATAAGCTAAAATTGTGTGATTGACTTTTAGGGCTAAAGTAACAGATTCAATCCCTTAAATGGAGGAATTATTCAATCTTTGAGTTGGGAAGTCCTATTAATTTTCTTTGTTCATTGTTATCTGATACATGAAGCTGGGTAAATAGAACTCAAATAATGTAGTAGAACTTTATCTAAAGTATATTGATACAAGAGCCAGCATAAAAAGAAAGTATTCAACATTACATCCTTTCACTACTGGATTGTTTacctttcttcttttctttcaagCTGATGGACTAAGTTGTTCCTTGTTTAAAGCTTACAGGGCTAAAAAAACAAGTTGTCACTTTAACATGGCAAGGTAAAGGTTGTTCAACAGTGGAAATTGCTGGACTTGATATCGGCTGGGGTCAGGTACTCTTGGTTCTacattttttacataaatttcaGATAATGAATACAATCAAAtcatatcaatttaaataaagtcATATCTCATAATTAACACCAAATCTGTAATCAAATTTCCTGTAATCCAAAACCTTCCCTTTGAGGAGATTCATTACATTGTTCCATATTTTCTACAATAGAAAATCTCCAATGACTTTTCAAAGCATGCCTATACAATTATGCAAATATAACAAATACAAGTGTAAAACTTACTGAAAAGCAATAAAATGTGTCACTGTCAATAGTTACATCATAATCTATGGAACATATGCTCTTACTAGTTGATTAGGAAGATGCTGCCAAATAGGTGTTGAGTTTCCAACAACTGATAGCTTGACCTATTAACGGATAGATCCAACATTAGGGTGAAGctaaaaaactagtttttttttttaattaaggagaactagcatgacaccccaccgCCATGACACCCCGTTTCATCTCAAAGCTTCCAGTTGAAATCAAACTCAGGACCTTTTGGTAAAGCTAAAAAACTAGTGTAAATCAAAGTAAGTAAACTTGAGTCACAATATCGGAACTCAAGACTTGAAATCTAATTTATTAAGtcttgtttttaatttgttgtgCGAGCCTCCTCCATAGAAAGAAACTCggtctaaaattaaataaataataataagttaatattcTCTTGCACAGTCTAAAATGGTAAATCTTTTAGACAAACTTTCCAttttataatctaatatatagaATTTGTTTTCGATTTTCTTTTGATGCTTTGTGATTTATGATTGTCTGGTATTGCATTTTCCAACAATTAATTTGTTCTTTCACGTTGCAGAGAATTCCTTTGAGATTTGATGAGAAACAGAAATCATGGGTTCTTAAGAGAGAGTTAGCGGTATGTACTCTTCCTTGGTCTGAACCATCTGATTGATCTAACCATATAACTCAATATGGTGTATTTGACATCTATATGTACATGATTCCTGTCTTGAAGAACACAAGAGCCTATTTGGATACtggtattatatttttgtacaATTCGTGACACATTCACGATTG from Impatiens glandulifera chromosome 5, dImpGla2.1, whole genome shotgun sequence includes:
- the LOC124939314 gene encoding uncharacterized protein LOC124939314, with translation MTSWIELEIILQKKKTIDESVQVAINKEREHWKQILKRIIAVVQRIAKNNLALRGDCEKLYVENNGIFLQLIEMIAEFDPIMEEHLRRVQERQIHYTYLGPKIQNELIQMLAAEVRNASHEEQMSLVIRCVDDSKNAIVVEEFWIGFLKVNETSGLGLFIELKNILSNLELAIDDIRGQGYDNGSNMKEKMDIDVAIGQLKGLISFLQEFRESGFDQALVEAEHIASEMGIEHIFREKRIIQRKRQFDDINSEEWTVVIQILISHIEFC
- the LOC124940734 gene encoding phosphoglucan phosphatase DSP4, amyloplastic isoform X1, producing the protein MNCLRYLPASPALPVHTSFKDSKKRSLCNPKLQPFPLSKIRTSTMDFHQTVRTKALSSSTSSKDVDENDVEEEKSDVYSNNMTEAMGAVLTYRHELGMNYNFIRPDLIVGSCLQTPEDVDKLRSIGVKTIFCLQQDSDLEYFSVDIGAIREYAKSCDDIEHLRAEIRDFDGFDLRMRLPAVVSKLHKAINRNGGIAYIHCTAGLGRAPAVALAYMFWIQGYKLSEAHSLLLSKRSCFPKLDSIKSATADILTGLKKQVVTLTWQGKGCSTVEIAGLDIGWGQRIPLRFDEKQKSWVLKRELAEGRYEYKYIIDGEWVCNLSELVTNADKDGNVNNYLQVSVSEPNSTSALLRKRLSSDDDVDLTEDERLQIRQALDAFPNDE
- the LOC124940734 gene encoding phosphoglucan phosphatase DSP4, amyloplastic isoform X2 codes for the protein MNCLRYLPASPALPVHTSFKDSKKRSLCNPKLQPFPLSIRTSTMDFHQTVRTKALSSSTSSKDVDENDVEEEKSDVYSNNMTEAMGAVLTYRHELGMNYNFIRPDLIVGSCLQTPEDVDKLRSIGVKTIFCLQQDSDLEYFSVDIGAIREYAKSCDDIEHLRAEIRDFDGFDLRMRLPAVVSKLHKAINRNGGIAYIHCTAGLGRAPAVALAYMFWIQGYKLSEAHSLLLSKRSCFPKLDSIKSATADILTGLKKQVVTLTWQGKGCSTVEIAGLDIGWGQRIPLRFDEKQKSWVLKRELAEGRYEYKYIIDGEWVCNLSELVTNADKDGNVNNYLQVSVSEPNSTSALLRKRLSSDDDVDLTEDERLQIRQALDAFPNDE